From a single Flavobacteriales bacterium genomic region:
- a CDS encoding YdeI/OmpD-associated family protein, with the protein MHAQEQINLYIAELPEWQRKLLVRLRQLVHSTDEEVEETWKWNSPHFDHDGVMIGFAAFKNHVAVWFHKGALIKDTKKLFASDSKTEAKGMRGYKLKEADVIDEKAFVDLVSQAVKLNQSGVKLGDAKPTRKALEIPAEFQQCLETHEEAWKNWNKFSYSHKKEYVEWINDAKQEESRKRRMAKALEMIHEGLAKNDAHKVS; encoded by the coding sequence ATGCACGCTCAAGAACAGATCAATTTATATATCGCTGAACTACCGGAATGGCAGCGTAAGCTGTTGGTGCGGTTAAGACAGTTGGTACACTCTACGGATGAGGAAGTGGAAGAAACGTGGAAATGGAATTCACCACACTTCGATCATGATGGAGTTATGATCGGCTTTGCGGCTTTCAAGAACCATGTTGCAGTTTGGTTCCATAAAGGCGCTTTGATCAAGGACACCAAGAAACTTTTTGCATCGGATAGCAAGACCGAGGCCAAAGGAATGCGCGGTTATAAATTGAAGGAAGCGGATGTTATAGATGAAAAGGCTTTCGTTGATCTTGTCTCGCAAGCGGTAAAACTGAATCAAAGCGGGGTTAAGCTTGGGGATGCCAAACCTACTCGAAAAGCACTTGAGATCCCTGCTGAGTTCCAACAATGCCTTGAGACCCATGAAGAAGCGTGGAAGAACTGGAATAAATTCTCATATTCCCACAAAAAGGAGTATGTAGAATGGATAAATGACGCCAAGCAGGAAGAATCGCGTAAACGTCGGATGGCCAAGGCCTTAGAAATGATCCATGAAGGATTGGCTAAGAATGATGCCCACAAGGTGAGCTGA
- a CDS encoding 4Fe-4S dicluster domain-containing protein: MAIIITEECINCGACEPECPNNAIYEGGAEWRLTDGTSLHGPQVLPTGNAYDADAVNTPVAMDVYYIVPDKCTECTGFHDEPQCAAVCPVDCCVDDPDHRESKELLLAKKEFMHL, from the coding sequence ATGGCGATCATCATAACCGAAGAATGCATCAATTGTGGTGCGTGTGAACCAGAATGTCCGAACAATGCCATCTACGAAGGTGGTGCTGAATGGCGATTGACCGACGGAACCTCCTTGCATGGGCCGCAGGTACTGCCTACCGGTAACGCTTATGATGCCGACGCTGTGAATACACCGGTGGCCATGGACGTTTATTACATCGTTCCTGATAAATGCACGGAGTGTACTGGCTTCCATGACGAGCCCCAGTGCGCTGCGGTCTGCCCTGTTGATTGTTGTGTTGACGATCCGGACCACCGCGAATCCAAGGAATTATTGCTGGCCAAGAAGGAGTTCATGCACCTTTAA
- a CDS encoding acyl-CoA reductase, giving the protein MDKKLKVVVMPLEARVAALAQLGQVMRAVGGRRTWQDHALGLNKEEYAQLEELVQRAQSVNGWATEENVRHAMKAWGATLSAEAINNWVAAYPALSKAGDKAVTVGLILAGNIPLVGLHDVICVWLSGHRATVKCSSQDPELIPALITVLDRFAPGAEDQITFTDEKWGAVDAMIATGSNNSARYFEYYFGHLPNVVRKSRVSVAILDGTETEADLAALSEDILRYFGLGCRNVSKLYLPQDFVLDRLFEAFFPWSAIANNNKYANNYDYTRAIWLLDKVEFLDNGFLLLKEDEAITSPVGTVFYERYSDRADVEKKIAENADRIQCVVGKKHLSFGATQQPGLSDYADGVDTMKFLLEL; this is encoded by the coding sequence ATGGATAAGAAATTGAAGGTGGTGGTTATGCCTTTGGAGGCTAGGGTAGCGGCGTTAGCCCAATTGGGCCAAGTAATGCGGGCAGTGGGAGGGCGTAGAACCTGGCAGGATCATGCTTTAGGATTGAATAAGGAGGAATATGCTCAATTGGAGGAGCTGGTCCAACGAGCGCAGAGCGTGAATGGCTGGGCCACGGAAGAGAATGTACGGCATGCCATGAAGGCTTGGGGTGCGACGCTTTCGGCAGAAGCGATCAACAATTGGGTGGCAGCCTATCCCGCACTTTCCAAAGCAGGTGATAAAGCAGTCACGGTCGGTCTGATATTGGCGGGAAATATTCCGCTGGTAGGCTTACATGATGTGATCTGTGTATGGCTCAGCGGCCACAGGGCGACAGTGAAATGTTCGTCACAAGACCCGGAACTGATCCCAGCCTTGATCACGGTACTTGATCGCTTTGCGCCGGGAGCGGAGGATCAGATCACATTTACGGATGAGAAATGGGGCGCTGTGGATGCGATGATCGCTACCGGCTCCAACAATAGCGCGCGGTATTTCGAGTACTATTTCGGTCATTTACCGAACGTTGTCCGAAAGAGCAGGGTAAGTGTCGCCATACTGGATGGTACTGAAACAGAGGCCGATCTTGCGGCGTTAAGTGAAGACATTCTGCGGTACTTCGGTTTGGGTTGTAGAAATGTGTCGAAGCTTTATTTGCCGCAGGATTTTGTGCTGGATCGTTTGTTCGAAGCCTTTTTTCCATGGAGCGCCATCGCAAACAACAACAAGTACGCGAACAACTATGATTACACGCGGGCGATCTGGTTATTGGATAAAGTTGAATTTCTCGACAATGGATTCCTTTTGTTGAAGGAGGATGAAGCGATCACAAGCCCTGTGGGAACGGTATTCTACGAGCGGTACAGCGATCGAGCGGACGTTGAAAAGAAGATCGCGGAGAATGCTGATCGGATCCAATGTGTGGTAGGGAAGAAGCACTTGAGCTTCGGTGCCACGCAACAACCCGGCCTCTCGGACTATGCCGATGGCGTGGATACGATGAAGTTCCTGTTGGAGTTGTAA
- a CDS encoding D-2-hydroxyacid dehydrogenase produces MRVHANDGVSAQAKESLVEEGFKVTTDHVPQDRLQAYLNKEKVDVLLVRSATKVRQDLIDACPNLKLIGRGGVGMDNIDVAYARSKGLTVINTPASSSISVAELVMAHLFGMMRNLHKANRAMPNEGASRFKELKKECEKGSELRGKTLGVIGFGRIGQWTARYAIGVGMRVIYADHTATAEAIDLDIGGTSIRVPVKLVEIDELLKNSDAITIHVPAQKDGQPVMGEAELSKVKPGVVIVNTARGGCLDETALIKALSDGRVRAAAIDVFVNEPTPSAEILSSEDLSLSPHIGAATAEAQGRVGDELADQIISWRSTVTVNG; encoded by the coding sequence ATGCGCGTACACGCCAACGACGGAGTTTCGGCCCAAGCAAAAGAGAGCTTGGTAGAGGAGGGTTTCAAGGTGACAACGGATCACGTTCCACAGGACCGATTGCAGGCCTATTTGAACAAGGAAAAAGTGGATGTGCTGCTTGTGCGCAGTGCTACCAAAGTGCGACAGGACCTCATTGACGCATGCCCGAACTTGAAGTTGATCGGCCGAGGTGGCGTAGGCATGGACAATATCGATGTGGCCTATGCGCGCAGCAAGGGACTGACCGTGATCAACACACCGGCATCATCGAGCATTAGTGTTGCAGAGTTGGTAATGGCCCATCTATTCGGCATGATGCGCAACCTGCACAAAGCAAACCGCGCAATGCCGAACGAAGGTGCTTCACGTTTCAAGGAATTGAAAAAAGAATGCGAGAAAGGTAGCGAACTTCGTGGAAAAACGCTGGGCGTGATCGGTTTCGGACGAATTGGACAATGGACAGCCCGCTATGCGATCGGGGTCGGGATGCGTGTGATCTATGCGGATCATACCGCAACTGCTGAAGCTATCGACCTGGATATTGGCGGTACATCCATCCGCGTACCAGTGAAATTGGTGGAGATCGATGAATTATTGAAGAATTCAGATGCGATCACAATTCATGTCCCAGCACAAAAGGATGGACAACCGGTGATGGGTGAAGCAGAGCTTAGCAAGGTAAAGCCCGGTGTTGTGATCGTTAATACAGCACGAGGTGGCTGCTTAGATGAAACGGCGTTGATCAAAGCCTTGAGCGACGGTCGCGTTCGTGCGGCTGCCATTGATGTTTTCGTGAATGAGCCAACACCAAGTGCGGAGATCCTTTCGTCAGAAGATCTGAGTCTTAGCCCACATATCGGTGCAGCTACTGCGGAAGCACAAGGCCGTGTCGGTGATGAGTTGGCGGACCAGATCATCTCCTGGCGCAGCACGGTGACGGTGAACGGATGA
- a CDS encoding DUF1015 domain-containing protein: MIELRPFRAWRPAADKAHLVGTRSFVSYTAEQLAEKLAGNPYTFLHVVHPDEGSSPDLTRSDRFHRTRIAFKAFCDEDVVVRDPEPCIYIYEQTGRGNLSRGVITGVSVKAYQEGLVKVHEQTLTARETLFTEYLQHTGINAEPVLLTTPEGTGWESLLDPYLNTRPDHDFTTTDRVRHRLWAVPDPKFREDLQRRFAELPALYIADGHHRMASSARLAVTSGCTDVDPSAWCLAFIVPHSQLYIYNYDRAVTTLNGLTNEQLLDELSKIGELKQVSSPYAAPGIVAVRNSDHWYTLRLPAAPEGASPVSKLDAARLSELVLGPILGIHDLRTDPNITFIPGINGTRALDEIVENGNAVLAFHLFPISFDELKNVADTGGTMPPKSTYIEPKLRSGLTVYSLEDV; encoded by the coding sequence ATGATCGAGCTACGGCCGTTCCGTGCGTGGCGCCCAGCGGCGGATAAGGCCCATTTGGTGGGTACCCGTTCCTTCGTCTCCTATACTGCTGAGCAACTTGCAGAAAAGCTAGCCGGTAACCCCTACACGTTCCTGCATGTGGTCCATCCGGATGAAGGATCGAGCCCCGACCTTACGCGAAGCGACCGTTTCCATCGAACACGCATCGCCTTCAAAGCCTTTTGTGATGAAGATGTTGTTGTGCGCGATCCCGAACCCTGCATCTATATCTACGAACAGACCGGCAGAGGGAACCTTTCCAGAGGGGTCATTACAGGCGTTAGCGTCAAGGCTTATCAAGAAGGGCTGGTAAAAGTGCATGAACAAACGCTCACTGCACGCGAAACGCTATTCACGGAATACCTCCAGCACACCGGGATCAATGCGGAACCCGTCTTATTGACAACACCCGAAGGTACAGGTTGGGAATCCCTGCTGGACCCCTATCTGAACACACGACCCGATCACGATTTTACAACCACCGATCGTGTGCGTCATCGCCTTTGGGCGGTTCCTGACCCCAAATTCCGCGAAGACCTCCAACGCCGTTTCGCGGAGCTTCCTGCGCTGTATATTGCAGATGGACATCACCGCATGGCAAGCAGTGCGCGCTTGGCCGTTACTAGTGGATGTACTGATGTTGACCCTTCGGCCTGGTGCCTTGCGTTCATCGTACCACATTCGCAACTGTACATCTACAATTACGATCGCGCCGTAACCACGTTGAATGGCCTCACCAATGAACAATTACTGGATGAATTGAGCAAGATCGGGGAGCTGAAGCAGGTTTCCTCACCCTATGCTGCTCCTGGAATAGTTGCGGTTCGGAATTCAGATCATTGGTATACGCTGCGATTACCAGCCGCTCCGGAAGGTGCTTCCCCCGTTAGTAAATTGGACGCGGCACGGCTGAGTGAATTGGTATTGGGGCCTATTCTCGGTATCCACGATCTACGCACCGACCCGAACATCACCTTTATTCCGGGCATCAATGGTACACGCGCATTGGATGAGATCGTGGAGAATGGAAATGCAGTGCTTGCGTTCCATCTCTTCCCAATAAGTTTCGATGAGCTGAAGAATGTCGCTGATACGGGCGGCACCATGCCTCCGAAAAGCACGTACATAGAGCCCAAGTTGAGAAGCGGACTTACCGTTTACTCGTTGGAGGATGTTTGA
- the pcaF gene encoding 3-oxoadipyl-CoA thiolase: MKAAYIVDAIRTPIGSFTGSLSPMRADNLAAHVLRALMERNPKLDPAALDDVIMGCANQAGEDNRNVARMAVLLAGLPVSVPGETVNRLCASGMSAVVHAGRAIAADQGDLFIAGGMEHMTRGPWVISKTSTPYGRDAQMYDSSFGWRFVNPLMAEKFGTEGMGETAENLLDQNTISREDQDKFAAWSHKKAAAAQLSGRFSKEIVPVLIPQRKADPFVFDQDEFIKPGSTVEILAKLRPTFRKNGSVTAGNSSGLNDGAAAVLVASDAALKTHGLKPIARIVTSAVAGVEPRIMGIGPVNSTKLALKRASLSLDQMDIIELNEAFAAQALSCTRALGIADNDPRINPNGGAIALGHPLGMSGARLLQTAALELQATGKRYALCTMCIGVGQGYATIIERC; encoded by the coding sequence ATGAAGGCTGCATACATCGTAGACGCAATTCGCACTCCGATCGGGAGTTTCACTGGCTCGCTTTCACCAATGCGAGCGGATAACCTAGCAGCACATGTGTTGAGAGCCTTGATGGAGCGCAACCCCAAATTGGACCCTGCTGCATTGGATGATGTGATAATGGGCTGCGCGAACCAAGCCGGAGAGGATAACCGGAACGTTGCGCGGATGGCCGTGCTTTTAGCCGGTTTGCCCGTGTCTGTCCCTGGAGAAACCGTGAACCGGTTGTGCGCGAGTGGGATGAGTGCCGTTGTACATGCCGGACGGGCCATTGCTGCAGACCAAGGCGACCTTTTCATTGCAGGAGGCATGGAACATATGACCCGCGGACCGTGGGTGATCAGTAAGACCTCAACGCCTTACGGCCGCGATGCACAGATGTATGATAGCAGTTTCGGGTGGCGGTTCGTGAACCCACTGATGGCCGAGAAGTTCGGTACGGAGGGTATGGGCGAAACGGCAGAGAACCTCTTGGACCAGAATACGATCAGCCGTGAAGACCAGGACAAGTTCGCGGCATGGAGCCATAAGAAGGCTGCTGCAGCTCAACTTTCTGGACGCTTTTCCAAAGAGATCGTGCCGGTCCTGATCCCTCAGCGCAAAGCTGATCCCTTCGTTTTTGACCAGGACGAGTTCATCAAACCTGGATCAACGGTAGAGATCTTGGCCAAGCTTAGGCCGACATTCCGAAAAAATGGATCGGTAACCGCGGGAAACTCCAGTGGTTTGAATGATGGTGCTGCAGCTGTTCTGGTTGCGAGTGACGCAGCCTTGAAAACCCACGGACTGAAGCCGATCGCCCGAATTGTGACAAGTGCTGTGGCAGGCGTCGAACCAAGGATCATGGGTATTGGACCGGTAAACTCCACAAAACTTGCCCTGAAGCGCGCCAGTCTGTCGCTCGACCAGATGGACATCATCGAATTGAACGAAGCATTCGCCGCTCAGGCACTTAGTTGCACAAGGGCATTAGGTATTGCGGACAATGACCCTCGAATAAATCCCAATGGTGGCGCAATTGCTCTAGGCCATCCGCTGGGTATGAGCGGTGCTCGACTATTACAGACCGCAGCTTTGGAACTCCAAGCCACGGGCAAGCGTTATGCCCTCTGTACCATGTGCATTGGCGTAGGTCAAGGATACGCTACGATCATTGAACGGTGTTAA
- a CDS encoding methylated-DNA--[protein]-cysteine S-methyltransferase → MKRKQPQRDPELFASPHVVALDTPIGRIWIASDDELITAVSFEPLPVRHAKLPPVLLKAEKQLKEYFAGKRKKFDLPVQQVGTRFQKLVWRALQDIPYGKAASYKTLGKHIGGRALGRTVGNACGKNPIPIIVPCHRVIGSNGLLTGYIGGIWRKRWLLQHEGALPKEI, encoded by the coding sequence ATGAAACGGAAACAACCCCAACGTGATCCGGAATTGTTCGCATCACCGCACGTAGTCGCGCTAGACACGCCGATCGGGAGGATCTGGATAGCTAGCGATGATGAACTGATCACGGCCGTTTCATTCGAACCATTGCCCGTACGGCATGCAAAACTGCCACCGGTTTTACTGAAAGCAGAAAAACAACTGAAAGAGTATTTCGCAGGGAAACGAAAGAAATTCGACCTTCCCGTGCAGCAAGTAGGTACTCGATTTCAGAAATTGGTGTGGCGCGCCCTACAGGACATTCCGTATGGAAAAGCCGCGTCCTATAAAACACTTGGTAAGCACATTGGAGGCCGTGCACTTGGCAGGACTGTTGGAAATGCGTGCGGAAAGAACCCGATCCCGATCATCGTGCCCTGCCACCGCGTTATTGGGAGTAATGGGCTGCTCACCGGGTACATCGGAGGAATATGGCGCAAACGGTGGCTACTTCAACATGAAGGTGCGCTGCCCAAGGAGATCTAA
- the serC gene encoding 3-phosphoserine/phosphohydroxythreonine transaminase: MPTATVKKVHNFSAGPCILPREVFEKAAAAVLDLDGSGLSILEISHRSKPFEAIMASARSLVKELLGAPDNYEVIFLGGGASMGFHMVPFNYLKPNGKAAYVNTGEWAGRAVTEAKLHGNVEVVATSEDKNFSYIPKGFTIPSDADYFHFTTNNTIFGTQYKAMPKSPVPVVCDMSSDIFSRAVNVADFAMIYAGAQKNMGPAGATMYLFDPDKAGKTGRTISPMLDFNNHAKKDSMYNTPPVYAVYVSMLNLEWMKANGGVAAAEKRNDAKASLLYSAIDKLPLFKGTTAVEDRSNMNPTFVMNDPALEPAFDALWKEAGISGIRGHRSVGGYRASMYNALPLESVQVLVDVMEEFAKKNG; encoded by the coding sequence ATGCCTACTGCAACCGTGAAGAAAGTCCATAATTTCAGCGCTGGCCCTTGCATTCTGCCACGCGAAGTGTTCGAGAAAGCCGCAGCGGCGGTGTTGGATCTTGATGGGAGCGGACTTAGCATCCTGGAGATCAGTCACCGTAGCAAACCGTTCGAGGCGATCATGGCCAGTGCACGATCGCTGGTTAAGGAGTTGTTAGGAGCTCCGGACAATTATGAAGTGATCTTCCTCGGTGGTGGCGCTAGCATGGGTTTCCACATGGTGCCTTTCAATTACCTGAAACCGAATGGTAAGGCGGCGTACGTTAACACCGGGGAATGGGCCGGACGTGCCGTGACAGAGGCCAAACTCCATGGAAACGTGGAAGTGGTTGCAACCAGCGAGGACAAGAACTTCAGCTATATCCCAAAAGGGTTTACGATCCCTTCCGATGCGGATTATTTCCACTTCACCACCAACAATACCATCTTCGGTACGCAGTACAAGGCAATGCCGAAAAGCCCGGTTCCAGTGGTATGCGACATGAGCAGCGATATTTTCAGTCGCGCAGTGAATGTCGCGGACTTCGCCATGATCTATGCCGGAGCACAGAAGAACATGGGACCTGCAGGAGCAACCATGTATCTATTTGATCCAGATAAAGCAGGTAAGACGGGCAGGACCATAAGCCCAATGCTGGATTTCAATAACCACGCGAAGAAGGACAGCATGTACAACACGCCTCCAGTTTATGCGGTGTATGTGAGTATGCTGAACTTGGAGTGGATGAAGGCGAATGGTGGTGTTGCTGCCGCTGAGAAACGCAATGATGCGAAAGCTTCGCTACTGTACTCGGCCATCGACAAATTGCCACTTTTCAAAGGCACAACGGCTGTTGAGGATCGATCGAACATGAACCCTACGTTCGTAATGAACGACCCTGCGTTGGAACCAGCATTCGATGCACTGTGGAAAGAAGCAGGGATCAGTGGTATTCGCGGCCACCGCAGCGTGGGCGGATACCGTGCAAGCATGTACAACGCGCTCCCCTTGGAAAGCGTGCAAGTGCTTGTTGATGTAATGGAGGAATTTGCTAAAAAGAACGGATAA
- a CDS encoding DUF2461 domain-containing protein has protein sequence MTWFSKDYNQFFKELAANNTKEWFDANRKRYEKSVKEPFKVFVTAVIKQVHTHDKGVNIEPKDAIFRINRDIRFAKDKTPYKLNLSAIVSHGGRKDMTAAGIYFELGPENVKFYGGAYMPDKDQLIKIRTAIMADHKGFRKVLDGKAFKMVFGGVQGEKNKVIPKEFKAFLEKEPLIANKQFYVGAELPAKWVIDPKLMEKLMEHYMAMKPYNEWLVAAMK, from the coding sequence ATGACATGGTTCAGCAAAGACTATAACCAGTTCTTCAAGGAATTGGCCGCGAACAACACTAAGGAGTGGTTCGATGCGAACAGAAAACGGTATGAGAAAAGCGTGAAGGAACCTTTCAAGGTCTTTGTTACTGCGGTGATAAAGCAGGTCCACACTCATGACAAGGGTGTCAATATTGAACCCAAGGATGCGATCTTCAGGATCAATAGGGACATTCGCTTCGCAAAGGACAAAACCCCGTACAAGCTGAACTTGAGTGCAATCGTTTCACACGGTGGACGAAAGGATATGACTGCTGCGGGGATCTATTTCGAGCTCGGTCCTGAGAACGTAAAATTCTATGGAGGTGCCTACATGCCTGATAAAGACCAATTGATCAAGATAAGAACGGCGATCATGGCCGATCACAAGGGATTCCGCAAAGTTCTGGACGGGAAAGCATTCAAAATGGTGTTCGGTGGTGTACAAGGAGAGAAGAACAAAGTGATCCCAAAAGAATTCAAGGCTTTCTTGGAAAAGGAACCGTTGATCGCGAACAAGCAGTTCTACGTAGGAGCTGAATTGCCTGCCAAATGGGTGATCGATCCGAAGTTGATGGAGAAATTGATGGAGCACTACATGGCCATGAAACCGTACAATGAATGGCTGGTGGCGGCGATGAAGTGA
- a CDS encoding YceI family protein, with product MTTKLFTALSMTALFLVACGPSEAEIQAKKDQAIADSLAVEAGKIVTYTIDPSASGVMWSGNMTGAKIYSHSGDMKVLKGEIITKGGILQNGEFVVDMTSINPTDDGYSADRPKENLMKHLASEEFFHVEKSPTASLTILGVEGNIAKAELTLRGKTDTETITEIEMATSDDGTVTATGKMTFDRQKYGVAFPGPAKDLVIANNIDLIVKLTGKAN from the coding sequence ATGACGACCAAACTGTTCACTGCACTTTCAATGACCGCACTTTTTCTAGTGGCCTGTGGCCCAAGTGAGGCGGAGATCCAAGCAAAAAAAGACCAAGCAATTGCCGATAGTCTAGCGGTTGAAGCTGGCAAAATCGTCACCTATACCATAGACCCATCTGCCAGCGGGGTAATGTGGTCCGGTAACATGACAGGTGCAAAGATCTATAGCCACAGCGGCGATATGAAAGTGCTCAAGGGAGAGATCATCACCAAGGGAGGTATCCTTCAAAATGGCGAATTCGTTGTGGACATGACCTCGATCAACCCAACGGATGATGGGTATTCCGCCGATCGCCCAAAGGAAAATTTGATGAAACATCTAGCCAGCGAAGAATTCTTCCATGTTGAGAAAAGTCCAACGGCATCCTTGACGATCCTTGGTGTTGAAGGCAATATCGCAAAAGCTGAACTAACGCTGCGCGGAAAGACCGATACCGAGACCATTACGGAGATCGAAATGGCAACGAGTGATGATGGCACGGTTACCGCTACAGGCAAAATGACCTTTGATCGTCAGAAATACGGTGTTGCGTTCCCAGGCCCTGCAAAGGACTTGGTGATCGCAAACAACATAGACCTGATCGTGAAACTTACTGGCAAAGCCAACTAG
- the paaI gene encoding hydroxyphenylacetyl-CoA thioesterase PaaI has translation MYDNDPFSKWLGIERINVAPGVCVLQMTVRYEMLNGFKIAHGGITYALADSCLAFASNSYGIQAVSVETSISHTKPVEEGDRLSAVATEKSRTSRIAIYHINVTDQNNTLVALFKGTVYRTGKLWFPEDQPDPIT, from the coding sequence ATGTACGACAATGACCCGTTCAGTAAATGGCTCGGAATTGAACGGATCAACGTGGCACCGGGAGTTTGTGTTCTTCAAATGACCGTTCGATATGAAATGCTGAATGGTTTCAAGATCGCCCATGGCGGAATTACATATGCGTTGGCGGATAGTTGTCTGGCCTTTGCGTCGAATTCGTATGGGATACAAGCAGTTTCAGTGGAAACTTCAATTAGCCACACCAAGCCCGTGGAAGAAGGTGATCGACTCAGTGCAGTAGCTACCGAAAAAAGCAGAACATCGCGCATAGCGATCTATCACATCAACGTTACCGACCAGAACAACACCCTTGTTGCACTGTTCAAAGGCACGGTCTATCGCACCGGTAAACTGTGGTTTCCAGAAGACCAACCTGATCCCATTACATGA
- a CDS encoding YggS family pyridoxal phosphate-dependent enzyme → MTIDRAGLEQRYNAVKASLPSNVKLIAVSKTRTVEEIQALYDLGHRAFGENYPQEVRDKQALLPADIEWHFIGHLQSNKVKYIAPFIHLVHAVDGEKLLNEIQKRASSAERTIDVLLQVHIAEEETKHGLNNQEIGLLLENDLAAKWPNVRIRGLMGMATNTENELSVSKEFAELNELFLSLRTNNDVDPTLFSELSMGMSGDAQLAIANGSTMVRIGTAIFGER, encoded by the coding sequence ATGACCATTGATCGTGCAGGTTTAGAACAACGGTACAATGCGGTAAAAGCGTCATTGCCAAGCAACGTGAAGCTCATTGCCGTGAGCAAGACCAGAACGGTTGAAGAAATACAGGCATTGTACGATCTCGGACATCGCGCTTTCGGTGAGAATTACCCGCAGGAGGTTCGCGATAAACAGGCGCTACTACCAGCCGATATCGAGTGGCATTTCATTGGCCATCTGCAAAGCAACAAAGTGAAGTACATCGCTCCGTTCATTCATTTAGTACACGCGGTTGATGGGGAAAAACTGTTGAACGAGATCCAGAAACGAGCAAGTTCGGCGGAAAGGACCATAGATGTGCTGCTACAGGTCCACATTGCAGAGGAGGAAACGAAACATGGTCTGAACAACCAAGAGATCGGTCTCTTGCTCGAGAATGACCTAGCTGCGAAATGGCCGAATGTGCGGATCCGTGGCCTGATGGGAATGGCGACCAACACGGAGAATGAGCTCTCCGTTAGCAAAGAGTTTGCGGAGCTGAACGAACTGTTCCTATCGCTGCGGACGAACAATGATGTGGATCCTACTTTGTTCAGCGAATTGAGCATGGGCATGAGCGGAGACGCCCAATTAGCCATAGCGAACGGAAGCACCATGGTGAGGATCGGTACAGCGATCTTCGGGGAACGGTAG
- a CDS encoding type B 50S ribosomal protein L31: protein MKADIHPNNYRVVVFKDMSNDHMFLGKSCANTKETITYDDGNEYPVIKLDISNTSHPFYTGKMMLIDTAGRVDKFKKRFAKHQAKKEESADSAE, encoded by the coding sequence ATGAAAGCGGACATCCATCCAAACAATTACCGTGTCGTCGTGTTCAAAGACATGTCCAACGACCACATGTTCCTCGGCAAAAGCTGCGCGAACACTAAAGAAACCATCACTTACGATGATGGTAACGAGTATCCGGTCATAAAGCTGGATATCAGCAATACCTCACACCCGTTCTACACCGGTAAGATGATGTTGATCGATACAGCTGGTCGCGTGGATAAGTTCAAGAAGCGCTTTGCCAAGCACCAAGCAAAGAAGGAAGAAAGTGCTGATAGCGCTGAGTGA